The DNA sequence AGGTCACCTACCCGCTGGCCGAGGCTGGCTACTACGTGATGCCCGTGGCGCTGGTGGACGAGACCTTCCGCCAGAACGGCATGACCACGCCGGCCGACATCCACCAGCTGCCAATGCCCAAACTGCGTGAGATCTTTGGCGCTGATGCCGCGTTGTATGTGACCGTATCGGACTACGGTACCCGTTACATGGTGCTGAGCAGTGCAACTATCGTCACGGCCAATGCCAAGCTGGTCGACCTGAAGACCGGCACCACGCTGTGGACTGGCAGCGCCACGGCGTCCAGCCAGGAGAATCAGCAGAACCAGGGTGGCCTGGTCGGCATGCTGATCGTTGCGGCAGTCAACCAGATCGTCAGCAGCGTGCAGGAAGATGCTGGCTACCCCATCGCCGGCATGACCAGCGCACGCCTGCTGACGCCACATCCGAACGGCGGCATTCTCTACGGGCCACGTTCGCCCAAGTACGGCACTGACTGAGTGACACAAAAAAGGCGACCTTCACGCGAAGGTCGCCTTTTTCAGTTCCAGGCC is a window from the Pseudomonas anuradhapurensis genome containing:
- a CDS encoding DUF799 domain-containing protein yields the protein MIKRLSQLITTVCVLALFAGCAERKTIDYSAYKQSRPKSILILPPLNESPDVKATYSMLSQVTYPLAEAGYYVMPVALVDETFRQNGMTTPADIHQLPMPKLREIFGADAALYVTVSDYGTRYMVLSSATIVTANAKLVDLKTGTTLWTGSATASSQENQQNQGGLVGMLIVAAVNQIVSSVQEDAGYPIAGMTSARLLTPHPNGGILYGPRSPKYGTD